A region of Allocoleopsis franciscana PCC 7113 DNA encodes the following proteins:
- a CDS encoding N-acetylmuramoyl-L-alanine amidase, with translation MRYVLGLALLGTVIASPVWAEQPLSVVYPPPNHKTTADRIFFIGTAPPSGEVLVNGKAIARSSAGHFAPSFPLQLGENQFTLRHQNQQVQINVTRTSTQPTLPTGLGFAKDSLTPAVDISTVPGELICFGAAAPPNATVSVKLANQTIPLLPQSQAVELPPNSAALTQANQPTPTSGGVGKYQGCATAEAPAELGTPQFQLTLNGQTISQTGSGKISILSPAKLEVAEVIADAGVARTGPSTDHSRLTPLPKGTRATVTGREGEWVRLDYGAWIKASEVRIIPGAVPVRSIIRSIRARQGDGATDVYFPLQAPVPVSVQQGSSTLTLNLYNTTAQTDIIRLDDDPLISRLDWQQTAPGQVEYTFNLKSAQQWGYSLRYEGTTLVLTLRHPPKVSSGQKPLTGVKILLDPGHGGAESGALGPTRYPEKAVNLAVSKLLQQELVARGATVYMTREEDKDVSLQDRVAMIDKLQPAIAISVHYNSLPDNGDAENTQGIGTFWYNTQAHSLAVFLHNYLVKKLERPSYGVFWNNLALTRPATTPSVLLELGFMSNPVEFEWVTNPKEQPKLASAIADGITEWFFSQK, from the coding sequence ATGAGATACGTTTTGGGATTGGCTCTGCTAGGAACTGTAATTGCATCTCCCGTTTGGGCAGAACAACCCCTGTCGGTGGTCTATCCCCCACCTAACCATAAAACAACAGCCGATCGCATTTTCTTCATTGGCACAGCACCCCCATCAGGAGAGGTGTTAGTCAATGGTAAAGCGATCGCACGGAGTTCGGCAGGGCATTTTGCTCCCAGTTTCCCCTTACAACTGGGGGAGAACCAATTTACATTACGCCATCAAAACCAGCAAGTCCAAATCAACGTCACCCGGACATCGACACAACCCACTCTACCCACCGGCTTAGGATTTGCCAAAGATTCCCTCACGCCAGCCGTGGATATTTCTACAGTTCCGGGAGAGTTGATTTGTTTTGGCGCAGCCGCACCCCCTAATGCCACTGTGTCCGTTAAGCTAGCCAATCAAACCATCCCTTTACTGCCTCAATCCCAAGCTGTTGAACTTCCCCCCAATTCAGCCGCATTAACTCAAGCGAATCAACCCACTCCCACAAGTGGGGGGGTAGGAAAATATCAGGGTTGTGCCACAGCGGAGGCACCGGCTGAGTTGGGTACACCCCAATTCCAGTTAACCCTCAACGGTCAAACCATATCCCAAACCGGTTCAGGAAAAATTTCCATCCTATCTCCAGCCAAACTAGAAGTTGCAGAAGTCATTGCTGATGCAGGTGTTGCCCGAACTGGCCCAAGTACCGATCATTCTCGCCTCACACCTCTGCCTAAAGGGACGAGGGCAACCGTTACCGGACGAGAAGGAGAATGGGTAAGACTGGATTATGGCGCTTGGATCAAAGCCTCAGAAGTGCGGATTATTCCGGGTGCTGTCCCTGTGCGCTCAATCATTCGCAGTATCCGTGCTCGTCAAGGTGATGGTGCAACAGACGTTTACTTCCCCTTACAAGCGCCAGTCCCTGTGAGTGTACAGCAAGGCAGTAGCACCTTGACCCTCAATTTATACAACACGACAGCCCAAACCGACATCATTCGCCTTGATGATGACCCCCTCATTTCTCGCCTCGACTGGCAACAAACGGCACCCGGACAGGTGGAATATACCTTTAACCTCAAATCCGCCCAACAATGGGGTTACAGCCTGAGATACGAAGGAACAACCCTAGTATTAACACTACGTCACCCGCCTAAAGTTTCTTCCGGTCAAAAACCATTAACTGGAGTCAAAATTCTCCTTGATCCCGGACATGGTGGTGCTGAAAGCGGTGCTCTTGGGCCAACCCGCTATCCGGAAAAAGCAGTTAACCTCGCCGTTTCTAAACTATTACAACAAGAGCTTGTGGCACGGGGAGCGACGGTATACATGACGAGGGAAGAGGATAAGGATGTTTCTCTACAAGATCGGGTGGCGATGATTGACAAACTCCAACCTGCGATCGCAATTTCCGTGCATTACAATTCCCTACCCGACAACGGTGACGCTGAGAATACTCAGGGAATCGGCACCTTTTGGTACAACACCCAAGCTCACAGCCTTGCCGTATTTTTGCACAACTACCTAGTCAAGAAACTGGAGCGTCCTTCTTATGGAGTGTTTTGGAATAACCTGGCACTTACTCGTCCGGCAACAACTCCCTCTGTACTTTTGGAATTGGGATTTATGAGTAATCCAGTGGAATTTGAATGGGTCACAAATCCCAAAGAACAACCCAAATTAGCCAGTGCGATCGCGGATGGTATAACTGAATGGTTTTTCTCTCAAAAATGA
- a CDS encoding pyridoxamine 5'-phosphate oxidase family protein — MAKFYTEIHPSLQEFIKDQKIFFTATAPEQGRINLSPKGIDTFRCIDSQTVAYLDLTGSGNETAAHLIENGRITIMFCSFSEQPMILRLYGQGRVIHPRDQEWQTVSPLFESLPGKRQIIMIAVESVQTSCGYGVPIYELKEERKMIIDWATKKGEQGIKDYWQAKNLKSIDGLPTQLLDD, encoded by the coding sequence ATGGCTAAATTTTACACAGAGATTCATCCGTCATTACAAGAGTTTATCAAAGACCAAAAAATCTTTTTTACCGCAACCGCACCTGAACAAGGTCGGATTAACTTATCTCCCAAAGGAATCGATACATTCCGCTGCATTGATAGTCAAACAGTTGCTTATCTCGACTTAACCGGTAGTGGGAATGAAACCGCTGCTCACTTAATTGAAAATGGTCGAATCACGATTATGTTTTGTAGCTTTTCTGAGCAGCCTATGATTTTACGCCTTTATGGTCAAGGGAGGGTCATTCATCCGAGAGATCAGGAATGGCAAACCGTCTCCCCCTTATTTGAGTCTTTACCAGGAAAGCGCCAAATTATTATGATTGCTGTGGAATCGGTACAAACATCTTGTGGTTATGGCGTGCCCATTTATGAATTGAAAGAAGAACGTAAAATGATTATCGATTGGGCAACGAAAAAAGGCGAACAAGGGATTAAAGACTATTGGCAAGCTAAAAATCTGAAAAGTATTGATGGTTTACCCACTCAACTGTTGGACGATTGA
- a CDS encoding glycosyltransferase, whose translation MVLISVIVPVYNGEKTIKSTMDSVLNQTFTDFELIVINDGSQDSTLAVVNEIQDARIRVFSFPNSGVSASRNRGLAEAKGEFISFLDADDLWTPDKLEAQLKALQQNPQAAVAYSWSDWIDESGQFLRAGGHITVNGNAYEKLLLRDFVESGSNPLIRRQALEEVGTFDESLAFAEDWDLWLRLAARYEYVAVPSPQILYRISPDSASFNVWKMEAGSLKVIERHFAQAPESLQPLKREALGSRYKYLMFKAIEGNLERKKGLAAVRFLWQAIRYDSLMLRRVKIILIVLVKIAAAILLPSQQAQALLEVFKKRSSSRSPS comes from the coding sequence ATGGTATTAATATCAGTTATTGTTCCTGTTTACAATGGAGAAAAAACAATTAAAAGTACGATGGATTCTGTTTTAAACCAAACCTTCACTGACTTTGAACTAATTGTAATTAATGATGGTTCTCAAGACTCAACTTTAGCCGTGGTTAACGAGATACAAGATGCTCGTATTAGAGTATTCTCATTTCCCAACTCTGGTGTTTCTGCAAGTCGTAATCGTGGATTAGCGGAAGCGAAGGGAGAATTTATCTCCTTTTTGGATGCTGATGATTTGTGGACGCCGGATAAACTAGAAGCACAGTTAAAAGCTTTGCAGCAAAATCCCCAAGCGGCTGTGGCTTATAGTTGGAGCGATTGGATTGATGAGTCGGGTCAATTTTTACGCGCTGGGGGTCATATTACAGTTAATGGAAATGCTTACGAAAAGCTATTGTTGAGGGATTTTGTGGAAAGTGGTTCTAATCCATTAATTCGCAGACAAGCTTTAGAAGAAGTCGGGACATTCGATGAATCGTTAGCCTTTGCTGAAGATTGGGATTTATGGTTAAGATTGGCAGCTCGTTATGAATATGTAGCCGTTCCTTCACCGCAGATTTTATACCGAATATCTCCTGACTCAGCCTCATTTAATGTATGGAAGATGGAGGCAGGGAGCTTGAAAGTCATTGAACGGCATTTCGCCCAAGCTCCTGAGTCTCTACAGCCTCTGAAGCGAGAAGCTCTGGGTAGCCGTTACAAATACCTAATGTTTAAAGCGATTGAAGGGAATTTAGAACGAAAAAAAGGCTTAGCTGCGGTTCGCTTCCTTTGGCAAGCAATTCGATATGACTCTTTGATGCTGCGGCGCGTAAAAATTATATTAATCGTACTGGTTAAAATTGCAGCAGCTATTCTACTCCCATCCCAACAAGCCCAAGCTTTATTAGAGGTGTTCAAAAAGCGCTCTAGCTCTCGCTCGCCATCTTAG
- a CDS encoding glycosyltransferase, whose product MPLVSVVIPVFNGEKTIQETIESVLNQTITDFELLVINDGSQDRTLEIVECISDSRIQIFSYPNAGQSTSRNRGIELAKGDYISFIDADDLWTPDKLEAQLNALQANPKAGVAYSWTDWIDESSQLLGKGSYNTEQGEVFAKLLLNDFVANGSNVLIRRDALTEVGGFDPSVTPAEDWDLWLRLAIRYEFVAVQSPQILYRISPNSASFNVWKMEASSLQVINKAFAVAPQSLQYLKPQCLGNRYKYLTFKAIEGYPERSKGIAAIRFLCNAIKNDPSLLRAKVIWKVLFRIAAITLLTPKLAQAVINKFKTLSNTKTLLGYMKLNTAQG is encoded by the coding sequence ATGCCTTTAGTTTCTGTTGTTATTCCTGTTTTTAATGGTGAAAAAACCATTCAAGAAACCATTGAATCTGTTTTGAATCAAACGATTACCGATTTTGAATTACTGGTTATTAATGATGGTTCACAAGATAGAACATTAGAGATTGTTGAGTGCATCTCAGACTCCCGCATTCAGATATTTTCCTACCCCAATGCTGGTCAATCTACGAGTCGCAACAGGGGAATCGAGTTAGCAAAAGGTGACTATATCTCCTTTATTGATGCCGATGACTTATGGACACCCGATAAGCTAGAAGCACAGTTGAACGCTTTGCAAGCCAATCCTAAAGCAGGTGTGGCTTATAGTTGGACGGATTGGATTGATGAATCGAGCCAGTTATTAGGTAAAGGTAGCTACAATACCGAACAGGGAGAGGTTTTTGCCAAACTTTTATTGAATGATTTTGTAGCTAATGGTTCTAATGTTTTAATTCGGCGAGATGCATTAACTGAGGTTGGCGGTTTCGATCCCTCGGTAACGCCTGCTGAAGATTGGGATTTATGGCTGCGGTTAGCTATTCGTTATGAGTTTGTTGCCGTGCAATCGCCACAAATTTTATACCGAATTTCTCCTAATTCTGCCTCATTTAATGTGTGGAAAATGGAGGCATCCAGCTTACAAGTTATTAATAAAGCATTTGCTGTTGCGCCTCAATCTTTACAGTATTTGAAGCCGCAATGCCTCGGTAATCGTTACAAGTACCTAACATTTAAGGCAATTGAAGGTTACCCAGAGCGTAGCAAAGGAATAGCAGCTATTCGGTTTCTTTGCAATGCAATCAAAAACGACCCCTCTTTACTGAGAGCAAAAGTCATCTGGAAGGTACTGTTTAGGATTGCGGCAATCACTCTCCTAACACCTAAATTAGCTCAGGCTGTTATCAATAAATTTAAAACTCTATCAAATACCAAAACTCTCTTAGGATATATGAAATTAAATACTGCTCAAGGATAG
- a CDS encoding glycosyltransferase, with protein MPLISVIIPAYNAEKTIQETIDSVLNQTFQDFEIIVINDGSQDKTLEIVNSIKDPRLQVFSYPNAKQAASRNRGISHSTGEFLAFLDADDLWKPDKLEAQLKALQDNPEAVVAYSWSQCIDENGYFLREASQSTTSGDVYAKLLLCDFLDNGSNPLVRRQALEEVGTFDESLPPAEDWELWIRLAARYHFVAVPYPHILYRQSPTSASANLLRMASACKRVIDLSFERAPDSLQHLKSHSLANLYRFLAYRCFERFPTRSRALIALRFLWNAVINDSSLLRRKITWKMLLTSVLVLLLTHRYAYRVAHRTKQLHNFHTILSLMQLEPF; from the coding sequence ATGCCACTGATCTCAGTGATTATTCCGGCTTACAATGCTGAAAAGACCATTCAAGAAACGATCGACTCTGTCTTAAACCAAACATTTCAGGATTTTGAAATTATTGTCATTAATGATGGGTCGCAAGATAAAACATTAGAGATTGTCAATAGTATCAAAGACCCTCGTTTGCAGGTATTTTCCTACCCCAATGCCAAGCAAGCCGCTAGCCGCAATCGAGGAATTTCTCACAGTACTGGTGAATTTCTCGCTTTCTTAGATGCTGACGATTTATGGAAGCCTGACAAGTTAGAGGCTCAACTCAAAGCACTCCAAGACAATCCTGAAGCAGTAGTCGCTTACAGTTGGAGTCAATGTATTGATGAGAATGGATATTTTTTAAGGGAAGCGAGTCAAAGTACTACTAGTGGGGATGTTTATGCCAAGCTCTTGTTATGCGATTTTTTAGACAATGGTTCTAACCCTTTAGTTCGTCGGCAAGCTTTAGAAGAAGTGGGTACTTTTGATGAGTCGCTTCCCCCCGCCGAAGATTGGGAACTATGGATACGATTGGCAGCACGCTATCATTTTGTCGCCGTACCCTACCCACATATTTTATATCGACAATCCCCTACTTCTGCCTCGGCGAATCTGCTAAGGATGGCATCCGCTTGTAAGCGAGTCATTGATCTTTCCTTTGAGCGTGCTCCTGACTCGCTACAGCACCTAAAAAGCCACAGCCTTGCCAATTTATACCGATTTCTTGCTTACAGGTGTTTTGAACGCTTCCCAACGCGATCGCGTGCCTTAATTGCGCTCAGGTTTCTCTGGAATGCTGTTATAAATGACTCCTCACTGCTGCGGAGGAAAATAACCTGGAAAATGCTGTTAACGAGTGTGCTTGTACTGCTACTGACCCATCGATACGCCTATAGAGTAGCACACAGAACAAAGCAACTCCATAATTTCCATACGATACTGTCTCTCATGCAACTAGAACCTTTTTAA
- a CDS encoding glycosyltransferase translates to MVTVSVVIPVYNGEKTIQETINSVLNQTFQEFELIIINDGSTDKTLEVVSSIKDHRLQVFSYPNAGLAASRNRGTSHAIGEYISFIDGDDLWTPDKLEAQLKALQENPQAAVAYSWTDYIDESSNFLRRGGYLTASGDVLRKLLVIDFLENGSNALIRRQALIEVGGFDESLPAAEDWDIFLRLAARYPFVAVPSPQILYRLSAKSMSGDVARQEAACVKVLKRAYKDAPPSLQYLKKYTWANLYRYLSFKVLDGPTTRKRGLLAAKFIGKLIMNDEEFLKLPAMRKVMHKVALWILYPPKKAEEIIWQSPPLPHIHKDLLRYFKTDIP, encoded by the coding sequence ATGGTAACTGTCTCTGTAGTTATCCCCGTTTATAATGGCGAAAAGACAATTCAAGAAACCATTAATTCTGTTTTAAATCAAACCTTTCAAGAGTTTGAGCTAATTATCATTAATGATGGTTCTACAGATAAAACATTGGAGGTTGTTTCTAGCATCAAAGACCACCGATTGCAAGTCTTTTCCTACCCCAATGCTGGTTTAGCGGCAAGTCGCAATCGAGGAACGTCTCATGCTATCGGTGAATATATTTCTTTTATAGATGGTGATGACCTGTGGACGCCTGATAAACTAGAAGCTCAGTTAAAAGCACTTCAAGAAAATCCCCAAGCGGCTGTTGCTTATAGCTGGACTGATTATATTGATGAATCCAGTAATTTTTTACGCCGAGGTGGCTATTTAACGGCTAGCGGCGATGTTTTACGGAAGCTTTTAGTGATTGATTTTTTGGAAAATGGCTCTAACGCACTGATTCGTCGGCAGGCTTTAATCGAAGTCGGTGGCTTTGATGAATCACTACCTGCGGCTGAAGATTGGGACATCTTTTTGCGGCTGGCGGCTCGCTATCCCTTTGTGGCTGTGCCTTCTCCTCAAATCTTATATCGATTATCTGCCAAGTCAATGTCTGGTGATGTGGCGAGACAAGAAGCCGCTTGTGTGAAAGTTTTAAAGCGAGCTTACAAAGATGCTCCTCCATCCTTACAGTACTTGAAAAAATATACCTGGGCTAACCTTTACAGATATCTAAGTTTTAAAGTTTTAGATGGCCCAACAACTCGAAAACGAGGCTTACTAGCGGCTAAATTTATCGGAAAACTAATTATGAATGATGAGGAATTTTTGAAACTACCTGCCATGCGAAAAGTGATGCATAAAGTAGCTTTGTGGATTTTGTATCCCCCTAAAAAAGCTGAAGAAATTATTTGGCAATCTCCTCCTCTTCCCCATATCCACAAGGATTTGCTGAGGTACTTCAAAACTGATATTCCTTAA
- a CDS encoding polysaccharide pyruvyl transferase family protein, translated as MDLSTLEKIRDSLHTALEKIGSLEECALLDYPDYFNIGDHLIGLATIFYITDVIKAKINYIASIYDFSEQRLEQRLSKEAPLILQGGGNLGDLWPHHQLFRERIISQYRDRPIIIMPQCIYFTNDENLNRAAAIFNAHPNLTLFTRDDYSYELALKHFSNCQVIKAPDMVFGMVNIPMPAYKFNSKRPILYLCRDDTELEKTFSPSALGMPNLVVQEWDESPKQWIYRGRGQFGELKEWYWRLPGMVLLVREGWQRGLAHPKQWLPRQKWERFHPYARKLDSLPDQFLLRFSWSLMHTGVYQLLQSRLVISNRLHGHILSTLLGIPNILLPNSYYKNESFYETWTYQIPYCKFIKEPSQVKESVEELLSRFAEPSNS; from the coding sequence ATGGATCTTTCAACGCTAGAAAAAATCAGGGATAGTCTCCATACCGCTTTAGAAAAAATTGGAAGCTTAGAGGAGTGTGCCTTACTGGATTATCCAGACTATTTCAATATTGGAGATCATCTGATTGGTTTGGCTACAATTTTTTACATCACGGATGTCATCAAAGCCAAAATAAACTATATTGCCAGCATTTATGATTTCTCGGAGCAACGGTTAGAACAACGGCTGAGTAAAGAAGCGCCGCTCATTTTACAAGGTGGCGGGAACTTGGGCGACCTTTGGCCTCACCATCAACTCTTTCGCGAACGCATCATTTCCCAATATCGCGATCGCCCGATTATTATTATGCCGCAATGTATCTATTTTACGAATGATGAAAATTTAAATCGAGCGGCGGCTATCTTTAATGCTCATCCCAATTTAACTTTGTTTACGCGGGATGATTATAGTTATGAACTAGCGTTGAAACATTTTTCTAACTGTCAGGTTATTAAAGCACCAGATATGGTATTTGGTATGGTTAATATACCGATGCCTGCTTATAAATTTAACTCTAAACGTCCGATTCTTTATCTCTGTAGAGATGATACCGAATTAGAGAAAACTTTCTCACCGAGTGCTTTGGGAATGCCGAATTTAGTCGTTCAAGAGTGGGATGAATCACCAAAACAATGGATTTACCGAGGAAGAGGACAGTTTGGAGAGCTGAAGGAATGGTATTGGCGTCTTCCCGGCATGGTTTTACTCGTTCGGGAAGGTTGGCAACGAGGGTTAGCTCACCCTAAACAATGGCTTCCCCGGCAAAAATGGGAACGATTTCATCCCTATGCTCGTAAACTCGATTCCCTTCCCGATCAATTCCTTCTCCGCTTCTCTTGGAGTTTGATGCACACTGGGGTCTATCAATTGCTTCAGAGTCGTTTAGTCATTAGCAACCGATTACACGGTCATATTCTCTCTACTTTACTGGGGATTCCTAATATATTACTGCCCAATTCTTACTATAAAAATGAATCATTTTATGAGACTTGGACGTATCAAATTCCTTATTGTAAATTTATCAAAGAACCTTCACAAGTCAAAGAATCCGTCGAAGAACTGCTCTCTCGATTCGCAGAGCCATCCAACTCATAA
- the clpB gene encoding ATP-dependent chaperone ClpB → MQPTDPNKFTETAWKAIAQSQDVAKLFKNQTLEVEHVAIALLEQEGLANLILTKVTVDVARFKQQLEAFANRQPKVGTVDQLYLGRGLDIMLDKAEGFRTNFQDEYIAVEHLLLALAEDDRVGRRLLKTHNVDTPKLEAAAKATRGSQKVTDQNPENRYNALEKYGRDLTEQARSGKLDPVIGRDEEIRRVIQVLSRRSKNNPVLIGEPGVGKTAIAEALAQRIVNGDVPESLKNRQLISLDMGSLIAGAKYRGEFEDRLKAVLREVTHSDGQIVLFIDELHTVVGAGATQGAMDAGNLLKPMLARGELRCIGATTLDEYRKHIEKDAALERRFQQVYVSQPTVENTISILRGLKERYEVHHNVIITDSALVAAATLSDRYITDRFLPDKAIDLVDEAAAKLKMEMTSKPVELETIERRLMQLKMEKLSLDTENQQNLPTTSNAYRASRERLERIEQEILTLEEKHATLEGRWEEEKKLREEINNLKKEEDQIRVQIEQAERAYDLNKAAQLKYGKLETLQRDRDSKEGMLLELQAEGRALSREQVTEADIAEIVANWTGIPVNRLLETERQKLLQLEGHLHQRVIGQTEAVTSVAAAIRRARAGMKDPGRPIGSFLFLGPTGVGKTELARAIAQFLFDSQDALVRIDMSEYMEKHAVSRLVGAPPGYVGYEEGGQLSEAIRRRPYSVVLLDEVEKAHPDVFNILLQVLDDGRITDSQGRTVDFSNTIIVMTSNIGSDHILNVAGDDSQYEEMRKRVTVALRKHFRPEFVNRVDDIIIFHTLNRSELSQIVRIQLKRIERLLADQKIKLELSSTAQDYIVEVGYDPVYGARPLKRAIQRELENAIATKILENTFVEGDTIIIDCVDNSLTFNKKVLLSLSAVQTPG, encoded by the coding sequence ATGCAGCCCACAGACCCGAACAAGTTTACGGAGACAGCCTGGAAAGCGATCGCACAATCTCAAGACGTTGCCAAACTCTTCAAGAACCAAACGCTAGAGGTGGAGCATGTGGCGATTGCCCTGCTGGAACAAGAGGGGCTGGCGAATCTAATTCTTACCAAGGTTACAGTTGATGTGGCTCGGTTTAAGCAACAACTGGAAGCCTTCGCCAACCGCCAACCGAAAGTGGGTACTGTTGACCAACTCTACCTCGGTCGCGGCTTGGATATCATGCTGGATAAGGCTGAGGGGTTCCGCACCAATTTTCAAGATGAATACATTGCTGTAGAACATTTGCTTTTAGCCTTAGCAGAAGATGACCGCGTCGGACGGCGGTTGCTCAAAACCCATAATGTGGATACCCCAAAGCTAGAAGCCGCAGCCAAAGCCACACGGGGGAGTCAAAAGGTTACTGACCAAAATCCTGAAAATCGCTACAACGCCCTAGAGAAGTACGGGCGGGATTTAACAGAGCAAGCTCGTAGCGGGAAACTTGACCCAGTGATTGGACGGGATGAAGAAATTCGTCGCGTGATTCAGGTGCTTTCTCGTCGCTCTAAGAATAACCCAGTTCTGATTGGAGAGCCTGGAGTTGGGAAAACCGCGATCGCAGAAGCCCTGGCCCAGCGTATTGTTAATGGGGATGTTCCGGAATCCCTGAAAAACCGCCAACTCATTTCCTTAGATATGGGCAGTCTGATTGCCGGTGCCAAATATCGAGGAGAATTTGAAGACCGACTCAAAGCTGTCCTTCGGGAAGTGACCCACTCCGATGGTCAAATTGTCCTCTTTATCGATGAATTGCACACCGTCGTCGGTGCGGGAGCAACCCAAGGGGCAATGGATGCAGGAAACTTGCTCAAACCCATGCTGGCGCGGGGGGAACTGCGCTGTATTGGAGCCACTACTCTGGATGAGTACCGCAAGCACATTGAAAAAGACGCGGCACTGGAACGTCGCTTTCAACAAGTCTATGTCAGTCAACCCACCGTAGAGAATACGATTTCGATTTTGCGGGGGCTGAAGGAACGCTACGAAGTCCACCACAATGTGATTATTACGGACTCGGCGCTAGTGGCAGCGGCTACTCTTTCTGATCGCTATATTACCGATCGATTCCTGCCCGATAAAGCCATTGACTTAGTCGATGAAGCCGCCGCCAAGCTGAAAATGGAGATGACCTCCAAACCGGTGGAATTAGAGACCATTGAGCGACGGCTGATGCAGCTCAAGATGGAAAAACTGTCTCTAGATACAGAAAATCAACAGAATCTGCCCACCACCAGTAACGCCTACCGTGCTTCGCGAGAGCGCCTCGAACGCATTGAACAAGAAATTCTCACTCTGGAGGAAAAACACGCCACGCTGGAAGGACGGTGGGAAGAGGAGAAGAAACTTCGCGAAGAAATCAATAACCTGAAGAAAGAAGAAGACCAAATTCGGGTACAAATTGAGCAGGCTGAACGTGCTTACGACTTGAATAAGGCAGCTCAACTTAAATATGGCAAGTTAGAAACATTACAGCGCGATCGCGATAGCAAAGAAGGGATGCTCTTAGAGCTCCAAGCGGAGGGGCGTGCCTTATCCCGTGAACAAGTCACCGAGGCGGATATTGCCGAAATTGTGGCGAATTGGACGGGGATTCCAGTTAACCGCTTGCTAGAGACGGAACGCCAAAAGCTATTACAGCTAGAAGGGCATTTACATCAACGGGTCATTGGGCAAACTGAAGCGGTGACTTCCGTGGCGGCAGCGATTCGTCGGGCGAGGGCGGGTATGAAAGACCCCGGACGCCCCATCGGTTCCTTCTTGTTCCTGGGGCCAACCGGTGTGGGTAAGACGGAATTGGCAAGAGCGATCGCCCAATTCCTGTTTGACAGCCAGGATGCCTTAGTCAGAATCGACATGTCCGAGTATATGGAAAAACACGCCGTCTCGCGGCTAGTGGGTGCGCCTCCGGGATATGTGGGCTATGAAGAAGGCGGTCAACTCTCGGAAGCGATTCGCCGCCGTCCTTACTCGGTGGTGCTGTTGGATGAGGTGGAAAAGGCACACCCAGATGTGTTCAACATTTTGCTACAAGTCCTCGATGATGGACGCATTACCGACTCTCAAGGGAGAACGGTGGATTTTTCCAATACGATCATCGTGATGACCAGCAATATTGGCAGTGACCATATTTTAAATGTGGCTGGGGATGATTCGCAGTATGAAGAGATGCGCAAGCGGGTGACTGTTGCCTTACGCAAACACTTCCGTCCCGAATTTGTCAACCGTGTTGACGACATCATCATCTTCCACACCTTGAATCGCAGCGAACTCAGCCAGATTGTCAGGATTCAGCTCAAACGGATTGAGCGTCTATTAGCTGACCAAAAAATTAAGCTTGAACTTTCGTCAACAGCTCAAGATTACATCGTTGAAGTCGGTTACGATCCGGTATACGGGGCGCGTCCACTTAAACGGGCGATTCAGCGGGAATTGGAAAATGCGATCGCGACAAAAATCCTTGAGAATACCTTTGTTGAGGGAGACACGATTATCATTGATTGTGTCGATAACAGCCTCACCTTTAATAAAAAGGTACTACTAAGCTTATCAGCAGTCCAAACTCCTGGCTGA